The following are encoded together in the Patagioenas fasciata isolate bPatFas1 chromosome 7, bPatFas1.hap1, whole genome shotgun sequence genome:
- the LOC136103139 gene encoding rac GTPase-activating protein 1-like isoform X6 — protein MLKQRCGRLLARLERAVQLLELGGRVEEDYIRIARCFEATRQRCCWLEQDGRRMREQLALVEAERAALEVKLKHARNQVEVEMKKRHRAEAELEKQERKLQLVFESLMREPLGSGMLSREQCSVLSALTGQCLGAALAPGRRWSAVDESCQSLLSHSDISYDHTEDDVDVDMTAMRTLKRKSQERQRVSLAPQIGPMVAAKRHRSSVAPENTASIPPVPPPAKGLGPASSLLPTALVPRRCSRQGHRVSTCAELTMVWGTSEEPGCRAPGQESYTEGGSAEQPVPAPIPSPPRGHPLRQHQFTSKTVIRPQPCGICSSRIRFGKAAVKCRRCQLLLHPKCREQCRLSCVPRPHHHAWPREGVLADFAPATPPLVPALVVQCVTEVETRGLTETGLYRVPGTDQLVREWKQRLLRAGGVLPALSSVTDIHVVCGVLKDFLRGLKEPLVTFSLHPAFLRAADIPDAAACATALRHVVSKLPPANRDTLAFLMLHLLRVSRSPDCKMDILNLSRVFGPTLVGHALANPTPLIIMEDTPRQCKVVAQLLSLPPDFWRGFLGPEQENLVPMPSLGGECGETQESQSPPFPCSVAAEEPRVPVAGLGCDSHPPICPVESFFCPIISPEPKPGQLSPTGTCCLPNTLQSCVGTATSHPQGLAPRKVGRFFPSWL, from the exons ATGCTGAAGCAGCGCTGCGGACGGCTCCTGGCCCGGCTGGAGCGAGcggtgcagctgctggagctcggCGGCAGAGTGGAGGAAG ACTACATCCGGATCGCTCGGTGCTTCGAGGCGACGCGCCAGCGATGCTGCTGGCTGGAGCAGGACGGGCGGCGGATGCGAGAGCAACTGGCCCTGGTGGAGGCTGAGCGGGCGGCGCTGGAGGTGAAACTCAAGCACGCTCGCAACCAGGTGGAGGTGGAGATGAAGAAGCGCCACCgggcagaggctgagctggagaAGCAG GAGCGCAAACTTCAGCTGGTCTTTGAGTCCCTGATGCGGGAGCCGTTGGGCAGTGGGATGCTGAGCAGGGAGCAGTGCTCTGTCCTCAGTGCCCTAACAGGCCAGTGCCTTGGGGCGGCCCTGGCGCCGGGCAGGAG ATGGTCTGCAGTGGATGAGTCGTGCCAGTCCCTCCTGTCCCATTCAGACATCAGCTATGACCACACTGAGGATGATGTG GATGTTGATATGACGGCCATGCGGACTCTGAAGCGGAAATCCCAGGAGAGGCAG CGTGTGTCACTGGCCCCTCAGATTGGCCCTATGGTGGCGGCGAAGCGACACCGATCTTCTGTGGCACCTGAAAACACT GCAAGCATCCCCCCTGTGCCACCTCCAGCCAAGGGCCTGGGCcctgccagcagcctcctgcccaCTGCTCTGGTGCCACGACGCTGCTCCCGCCAGGGACACCGTGTCTCTACATGTGCAG agctgaCCATGGTTTGGGGCACCAGTGAGGAGCCAGGTTGCCGTGCCCCAGGGCAGGAGAGCTACACTGAGggtggctctgcagagcagccagtGCCAGCACCCATCCCCTCACCACCACGAGGTCACCCACTGCGCCAGCACCAGTTCACCTCCAAAACA GTGATCCGCCCTCAGCCATGCGGCATCTGCAGCTCCCGCATCCGCTTTGGGAAGGCTGCTGTCAAGTGCCGCCggtgccagctgctgctgcatcccAAGTGCCGGGAGCAGTGCCGCCTTTCCTGTGTGCCCCGGCCTCACCACCATGCCTGGCCCCGTGAG GGCGTGCTGGCTGACTTTGCCCCCGCTACGCCGCCCTTGGTGCCCGCACTGGTGGTGCAGTGTGTGACTGAGGTGGAGACGCGAGGCTTGACAGAG ACAGGGCTGTATCGGGTGCCGGGCACGGATCAGCTGGTGCGGGAGTGGAAGCAGAGGCTGTTGCGGGCTGGAGGTGTGCTGCCTGCCCTCAGCAGTGTGACCGACATCCATGTGGTGTGTGGGGTGCTCAAGGACTTTCTGCGGGGGCTCAAGGAGCCGCTGGTCACCTTCAGCCTCCACCCTGCCTTCCTGCGGGCTGCAG AtatcccagatgctgctgcctgtgctACAGCCCTGCGCCACGTGGTGAGCAAACTGCCCCCCGCCAACAGGGACACCCTGGCTTTCCTCATGCTGCACCTGCTTAG AGTGTCACGCAGCCCTGACTGCAAGATGGACATCCTCAACCTGTCCCGCGTGTTTGGCCCCACGCTGGTGGGGCATGCCTTGGCAAACCCCACGCCGCTTATCATCATGGAGGATACACCACGGCAGTGCAAG GTGGTGGCTCAGCTCCTCTCACTGCCACCCGACTTCTGGAGAGGCTTTCTGGGGCCAGAGCAGGAGAACCTGGTGCCAATGCCATCCTTGGGGGGTGAATGCGGTGAGACACAGGAGTCCCAGTCTCCTCCTTTCCCTTGCTCTGTGGCTGCTGAAGAGCCCCGGGTGCCTGTGGCTGGGCTGGGGTGTGATAGCCATCCCCCGATCTGTCCTGTGGAGTCATTCTTCTGTCCCATCATCTCCCCGGAGCCCAAGCCAGGCCAGCTGAGCCCAACTGGCACCTGCtgcctccccaacaccctgcagagCTGCGTGGGCACAGCCACCTCCCATCC GCAGGGGCTGGCCCCAAGGAAGGTGGGACGGTTCTTCCCTTCTTGGTTGTAG